From the genome of Drosophila melanogaster chromosome 2L, one region includes:
- the Tep4 gene encoding Thioester-containing protein 4, isoform C, translated as MRRADAFAVSLCVILALLQTMEPVKAEGKYTIVGPGTIHSHRDYNVAVAVHQTKEPVTLKVGITGPSYNKTETVELATAGEFKQITFKLPPLEAGEYNLTAEGVKGLEFKNSTKLNWENFKPYIKIQTDKGKYKPGDTINYRVIFLDENLRPDTAKDEVVVWFEDSKRNRIKQEKHIKTTGGVYTGKFELSEFATLGSWSLHVQNGDQHHDGGIYFGGRKQFGGFGHRWHRSDELVNFEVEKYVLPKYSVKMDATQQVSVRDGEFNVVLKANYTYGKPVNGKVLVNVHLDSTSSWENVDGKTVQTDYPGHSVVGTADMVGGKAKLTMDLKDFASYLPHKTSSSYAQITATVEEDFTGVKLNETGGVQLYPYRYEMSCTDYSSCFSFKPDKEHELNFKITYVDGSLITDTKSVVKAKFTEGIRRNYAFYAFGTDHQEPELPTIEKKTFVFESHLNASGVAPFKVVLPDLPDIANFTRYYSIELEFVDEKRDLYTTYPYREPKQIENPSSEEEKEWFRAEVQRPKDVWNLKIGQEYQVILNSSRPLKYFVYNIVGRGNILETKRVDLAEPQTTVNVTIKPTFLTTPYGRVYFYYVDETGEFRYTEETFSVEVELQNQIEIKAPAEVKPGADVALEIKTSPKSFVGLLAVDQSVLLLGSNNDLNKESFNWRLNGYDTSTPWQGGYSYYPGERTGVVTMTNAYFFYNRTAPDYNILTEGFGGSSFAMRKTTVAHDSHVFHSGAGGPTQAVGFSAESASASAAPVVRKNFAETWIFADIESTEEEVFKWVKTIPDTITNWVVTGFSLHPQKGLGVTNDQTNIKTFQPFFVSVRLPYSVKRGEVINVPALVFNYLPKTLDVELTLDNEDQEYDFVDASNEVIGDQKRTQNIRVGANEAAGASFLIRPKVIGNILLKFKAISPLAGDAIHKPLKVVPEGITQYQNRAFFINLKDTGEFKNTFELEVPEDVVPDSERVEFGLVGDLLGPVVKNLENLLRLPSGCGEQTMSKLVPNYLVRDYLKSIKKLTPALDTRIKRNLQDGYQHMLHYRHDDGSFSSFGPTKWRQEDPVRNGSTWLTAYVLRSFSKIKDIIDLDEQILAKGYEFLLTRQAENGSFTEHGEYFYSSQRSLLTLTANSLLALLEEEKPNQAAIDKAVAYLSANTAESIELLPKSIAIYALQKAKAPEAAKQVASLKSLAKHEDDRTWWTEDLDKLRASKNCGRWWCWIWSQDVEITSYALLSLLDSDQETADSVLNTVRWLIAQRNGFGGFASSQDTVVGLTALIKFAEKSGYEAAKWEVTVSNKGKREKTEKLNTSEENDLLLQTVEFPQGTKSLEFEAKGTGAAMVQISYQYNLVEKEPKPSFKIQTTVLPESSPANLELSVCVDYVEEGESKESNMAILEVSLPSGYTADEDSFADIRNIERVRLVETKNGDSVVVIYFENLAKNEEKCIRIEAYRTHAVANQKPSSVVLYDYYDTNKKATEYYSIKSKLCDICEGDDCKSKC; from the exons ATGCGTCGCGCAGACGCTTTTGCTGTCTCGCTTTGTGTGATTTTGGCCTTGCTGCAGACGATGGAACCGGTAAAAGCCGAGGG CAAGTACACCATTGTGGGTCCCGGAACCATCCACTCCCACCGTGACTACAATGTGGCCGTGGCTGTCCATCAGACCAAGGAGCCAGTCACCCTGAAAGTGGGCATCACTGGACCCTCCTACAACAAAACTGAGACCGTGGAACTAGCCACTGCCGGTGAGTTCAAGCAGATCACCTTCAAACTGCCCCCATTGGAGGCGGGTGAATATAATCTGACGGCGGAGGGCGTCAAGGGACTGGAGTTCAAGAACTCCACCAAGCTGAACTGGGAGAATTTCAAGCCATACATTAAAATCCAGACCGATAAGGGAAAGTACAAGCCCGGTGATACTATCAACTATCGTGTGATCTTCCTGGACGAGAACCTGCGGCCGGATACCGCTAAGGATGAAGTGGTGGTTTGGTTTGAGGACTCCAAAAGGAACCGCATCAAGCAGGAGAAACACATAAAGACCACCGGTGGCGTCTACACTGGCAAATTCGAGCTCTCCGAGTTCGCCACATTGGGCTCCTGGTCCCTTCATGTTCAGAATGGAGATCAGCACCACGACGGAGGTATTTACTTTGGGGGTCGTAAACAATTTGGAGGATTTGGTCATCGCTGGCATCGCTCGGATGAGCTCGTCAACTTTGAGGTGGAGAAGTACGTGCTGCCCAAGTACTCCGTCAAAATGGATGCCACGCAGCAGGTTTCAGTGCGAGATGGCGAGTTCAATGTCGTCCTGAAGGCCAA CTACACCTATGGTAAGCCCGTGAATGGTAAAGTTCTTGTCAATGTCCATCTGGACTCGACGAGCAGTTGGGAGAATGTGGACGGCAAGACAGTGCAAACGGACTACCCCGGACATTCTGTTGTTGGCACCGCCGACATGGTCGGAGGCAAGGCCAAGTTGACCATGGATCTCAAGGACTTCGCCAGTTATCTGCCGCACAAGACCTCTTCTTCATATGCCCAGATTACGGCTACCGTGGAGGAAGACTTCACCGGCGTGAAGCTCAATGAAACAGGCGGTGTGCAGCTGTACCCCTATCGGTATGAGATGTCCTGCACTGACTACTCCAGTTGCTTCTCCTTCAAGCCCGACAAGGAACATGAACTTAACTTCAAGATTACATATGTCGACGGCTCACTAATTACAGACACCAAGTCTGTTGTGAAG GCCAAGTTCACTGAAGGAATTCGACGCAATTATGCTTTCTATGCCTTTGGAACAGATCATCAAGAACCGGAATTGCCAACGATTGAGAAGAAAACGTTTGTGTTTGAAAGCCATTTGAATGCGTCTGGTGTGGCGCCTTTCAAGGTGGTTCTTCCCGATTTGCCGGATATCGCCAACTTTACTCGTTACTATAGCATTGAGCTGGAGTTCGTCGATGAAAAACGAGATCTGTACACCACTTATCCCTACAGGGAACCAAAACAGATTGAAAATCCTAGCTCTGAAGAGGAAAAGGAGTGGTTCAGGGCAGAAGTTCAGAGGCCCAAGGACGTCTGGAA CCTCAAGATCGGGCAGGAGTATCAAGTAATCCTCAACTCCAGTCGTCCGCTCAAATACTTTGTGTACAACATTGTGGGACGTGGAAACATATTGGAAACGAAACGTGTGGACCTCGCGGAACCCCAAACGACCGTCAACGTAACCATTAAGCCCACTTTCCTCACTACTCCCTATGGTCGGGTGTACTTCTACTACGTGGATGAGACAGGAGAGTTCCGATATACCGAGGAAACATTCAGTGTGGAGGTCGAGCTGCAGAACCAGATCGAAATCAAGGCTCCCGCGGAAGTTAAACCGGGTGCCGACGTTGCACTGGAGATCAAGACGTCGCCAAAGTCATTCGTTGGATTGTTGGCCGTCGATCAGAGTGTCCTTCTGCTGGGCAGCAACAACGATTTGAACAAGGAATCCTTCAACTGGCGCCTAAATGGCTATGACACCTCAACTCCCTGGCAGGGTGGATACTCCTACTACCCCGGAGAGCGAACTGGAGTCGTGACTATGACCAATGCCTATTTCTTCTATAATCGCACCGCCCCAGACTACAATATTC TTACAGAAGGATTTGGTGGAAGCTCTTTCGCCATGAGAAAGACTACAGTGGCACATGATAGTCATGTATTCCATTCCGGTGCTGGCGGACCAACTCAGGCCGTGGGATTCTCCGCCGAAAGTGCGTCTGCATCTGCAGCACCAGTAGTGCGAAAGAATTTCGCAGAGACCTGGATCTTTGCCGATATCGAGAGCACCGAGGAGGAGGTGTTCAAGTGGGTAAAGACCATACCCGATACGATCACCAACTGGGTGGTCACCGGCTTTTCACTGCATCCCCAGAAGGGATTAGGTGTCACCAATGATCAGACAAATATCAAGACATTCCAGCCGTTCTTTGTCTCCGTTCGATTGCCATACTCCGTGAAGCGAGGTGAGGTGATCAATGTACCGGCACTGGTCTTTAACTACCTGCCCAAGACACTGGACGTGGAACTGACCCTGGACAACGAGGATCAAGAGTATGACTTCGTGGATGCCTCGAATGAGGTTATTGGTGACCAGAAGCGTACGCAGAACATCAGAGTGGGCGCCAACGAAGCGGCAGGAGCCTCATTTTTGATCCGACCCAAGGTcattggaaatattttgctgAAATTCAAGGCCATCTCACCGCTGGCCGGAGATGCTATACACAAGCCGCTAAAGGTAGTGCCCGAAGGAATTACCCAGTACCAGAACAGGGCATTCTTTATCAATCTTAAGGATACGGGTGAGTTTAAGAACACCTTCGAGCTGGAAGTGCCGGAGGATGTGGTCCCCGACTCCGAGCGTGTGGAATTCGGATTGGTGGGTGATCTCTTGGGACCAGTGGTCAAGAACCTTGAGAACCTGTTGCGATTGCCCAGCGGTTGCGGTGAGCAGACCATGTCCAAATTGGTGCCCAACTATCTGGTGAGGGATTATCTGAAGAGCATCAAGAAACTCACACCTGCATTGGACACTCGCATCAAGAGGAATCTGCAGGACGGATACCAACATATGTTGCACTATCGCCACGACGACGGCAGCTTCAGTTCCTTTGGGCCCACCAAATGGAGGCAGGAGGATCCAGTGCGCAATGGTTCCACCTGGCTGACGGCCTATGTGCTGCGCTCGTTTAGCAAGATCAAGGATATAATTGACTTGGATGAGCAGATCCTGGCCAAGGGCTACGAATTCCTGTTAACTCGACAGGCAGAAAATGGTAGCTTCACGGAACACGGAGAGTATTTCTATAGCTCCCAGCGATCTCTATTGACATTGACCGCAAATTCCTTGCTCGCCCTGCTGGAGGAGGAGAAACCGAACCAGGCTGCCATTGACAAGGCGGTTGCCTATCTGAGCGCCAATACTGCCGAGTCCATTGAGCTCCTGCCCAAATCCATTGCCATTTATGCCCTGCAAAAGGCCAAGGCGCCGGAAGCTGCCAAGCAGGTGGCCAGTCTTAAGTCCCTGGCCAAACACGAGGACGATCGCACCTGGTGGACCGAGGATCTGGATAAGCTGCGTGCCTCCAAGAACTGCGGACGCTGGTGGTGTTGGATCTGGAGTCAGGATGTGGAGATCACATCATATGCGCTGCTTTCCCTTCTGGATTCAGACCAGGAGACAGCCGACTCTGTTCTGAACACCGTTCGCTGGTTGATCGCCCAGCGTAATGGCTTCGGAGGATTTGCCTCCAGCCAGGACACGGTTGTCGGCCTCACCGCCCTCATTAAGTTCGCTGAGAAGTCGGGCTACGAGGCGGCCAAGTGGGAGGTGACCGTTTCCAACAAGGGAAAGCGTGAAAAGACCGAGAAGCTCAACACATCGGAGGAAAATGACCTGCTCCTCCAGACAGTCGAGTTCCCACAGGGCACCAAGTCGCTGGAGTTTGAAGCCAAGGGAACTGGAGCTGCTATGGTCCAGATAAGCTACCAATACAACTTGGTGGAGAAGGAGCCGAAGCCGAGCTTTAAGATTCAGACCACCGTTTTGCCGGAATCGTCGCCAGCCAATTTGGAACTAAGCGTCTGCGTGGACTACGTGGAGGAGGGCGAGTCCAAGGAATCCAACATGGCCATTCTGGAGGTATCCCTGCCGTCTGGTTATACTGCTGATGAGGATAGCTTCGCCGACATCCGGAACATCGAACGTGTGCGG TTGGTGGAAACCAAGAACGGTGACTCCGTGGTGGTCATATACTTCGAGAATCTGGCCAAGAACGAAGAAAAATGCATTCGCATAGAGGCGTACAGAACACATGCGGTGGCCAACCAGAAGCCATCATCGGTGGTCCTCTACGATTACTATGACACGAACAAGAAGGCCACCGAATACTACTCCATCAAGTCGAAGCTCTGCGACATTTGCGAGGGTGACGACTGCAAGAGCAAGTGCTAG
- the Tep4 gene encoding Thioester-containing protein 4, isoform A: MRRADAFAVSLCVILALLQTMEPVKAEGKYTIVGPGTIHSHRDYNVAVAVHQTKEPVTLKVGITGPSYNKTETVELATAGEFKQITFKLPPLEAGEYNLTAEGVKGLEFKNSTKLNWENFKPYIKIQTDKGKYKPGDTINYRVIFLDENLRPDTAKDEVVVWFEDSKRNRIKQEKHIKTTGGVYTGKFELSEFATLGSWSLHVQNGDQHHDGGIYFGGRKQFGGFGHRWHRSDELVNFEVEKYVLPKYSVKMDATQQVSVRDGEFNVVLKANYTYGKPVNGKVLVNVHLDSTSSWENVDGKTVQTDYPGHSVVGTADMVGGKAKLTMDLKDFASYLPHKTSSSYAQITATVEEDFTGVKLNETGGVQLYPYRYEMSCTDYSSCFSFKPDKEHELNFKITYVDGSLITDTKSVVKAKFTEGIRRNYAFYAFGTDHQEPELPTIEKKTFVFESHLNASGVAPFKVVLPDLPDIANFTRYYSIELEFVDEKRDLYTTYPYREPKQIENPSSEEEKEWFRAEVQRPKDVWNLKIGQEYQVILNSSRPLKYFVYNIVGRGNILETKRVDLAEPQTTVNVTIKPTFLTTPYGRVYFYYVDETGEFRYTEETFSVEVELQNQIEIKAPAEVKPGADVALEIKTSPKSFVGLLAVDQSVLLLGSNNDLNKESFNWRLNGYDTSTPWQGGYSYYPGERTGVVTMTNAYFFYNRTAPDYNIQGFGGSSFAMRKTTVAHDSHVFHSGAGGPTQAVGFSAESASASAAPVVRKNFAETWIFADIESTEEEVFKWVKTIPDTITNWVVTGFSLHPQKGLGVTNDQTNIKTFQPFFVSVRLPYSVKRGEVINVPALVFNYLPKTLDVELTLDNEDQEYDFVDASNEVIGDQKRTQNIRVGANEAAGASFLIRPKVIGNILLKFKAISPLAGDAIHKPLKVVPEGITQYQNRAFFINLKDTGEFKNTFELEVPEDVVPDSERVEFGLVGDLLGPVVKNLENLLRLPSGCGEQTMSKLVPNYLVRDYLKSIKKLTPALDTRIKRNLQDGYQHMLHYRHDDGSFSSFGPTKWRQEDPVRNGSTWLTAYVLRSFSKIKDIIDLDEQILAKGYEFLLTRQAENGSFTEHGEYFYSSQRSLLTLTANSLLALLEEEKPNQAAIDKAVAYLSANTAESIELLPKSIAIYALQKAKAPEAAKQVASLKSLAKHEDDRTWWTEDLDKLRASKNCGRWWCWIWSQDVEITSYALLSLLDSDQETADSVLNTVRWLIAQRNGFGGFASSQDTVVGLTALIKFAEKSGYEAAKWEVTVSNKGKREKTEKLNTSEENDLLLQTVEFPQGTKSLEFEAKGTGAAMVQISYQYNLVEKEPKPSFKIQTTVLPESSPANLELSVCVDYVEEGESKESNMAILEVSLPSGYTADEDSFADIRNIERVRLVETKNGDSVVVIYFENLAKNEEKCIRIEAYRTHAVANQKPSSVVLYDYYDTNKKATEYYSIKSKLCDICEGDDCKSKC, translated from the exons ATGCGTCGCGCAGACGCTTTTGCTGTCTCGCTTTGTGTGATTTTGGCCTTGCTGCAGACGATGGAACCGGTAAAAGCCGAGGG CAAGTACACCATTGTGGGTCCCGGAACCATCCACTCCCACCGTGACTACAATGTGGCCGTGGCTGTCCATCAGACCAAGGAGCCAGTCACCCTGAAAGTGGGCATCACTGGACCCTCCTACAACAAAACTGAGACCGTGGAACTAGCCACTGCCGGTGAGTTCAAGCAGATCACCTTCAAACTGCCCCCATTGGAGGCGGGTGAATATAATCTGACGGCGGAGGGCGTCAAGGGACTGGAGTTCAAGAACTCCACCAAGCTGAACTGGGAGAATTTCAAGCCATACATTAAAATCCAGACCGATAAGGGAAAGTACAAGCCCGGTGATACTATCAACTATCGTGTGATCTTCCTGGACGAGAACCTGCGGCCGGATACCGCTAAGGATGAAGTGGTGGTTTGGTTTGAGGACTCCAAAAGGAACCGCATCAAGCAGGAGAAACACATAAAGACCACCGGTGGCGTCTACACTGGCAAATTCGAGCTCTCCGAGTTCGCCACATTGGGCTCCTGGTCCCTTCATGTTCAGAATGGAGATCAGCACCACGACGGAGGTATTTACTTTGGGGGTCGTAAACAATTTGGAGGATTTGGTCATCGCTGGCATCGCTCGGATGAGCTCGTCAACTTTGAGGTGGAGAAGTACGTGCTGCCCAAGTACTCCGTCAAAATGGATGCCACGCAGCAGGTTTCAGTGCGAGATGGCGAGTTCAATGTCGTCCTGAAGGCCAA CTACACCTATGGTAAGCCCGTGAATGGTAAAGTTCTTGTCAATGTCCATCTGGACTCGACGAGCAGTTGGGAGAATGTGGACGGCAAGACAGTGCAAACGGACTACCCCGGACATTCTGTTGTTGGCACCGCCGACATGGTCGGAGGCAAGGCCAAGTTGACCATGGATCTCAAGGACTTCGCCAGTTATCTGCCGCACAAGACCTCTTCTTCATATGCCCAGATTACGGCTACCGTGGAGGAAGACTTCACCGGCGTGAAGCTCAATGAAACAGGCGGTGTGCAGCTGTACCCCTATCGGTATGAGATGTCCTGCACTGACTACTCCAGTTGCTTCTCCTTCAAGCCCGACAAGGAACATGAACTTAACTTCAAGATTACATATGTCGACGGCTCACTAATTACAGACACCAAGTCTGTTGTGAAG GCCAAGTTCACTGAAGGAATTCGACGCAATTATGCTTTCTATGCCTTTGGAACAGATCATCAAGAACCGGAATTGCCAACGATTGAGAAGAAAACGTTTGTGTTTGAAAGCCATTTGAATGCGTCTGGTGTGGCGCCTTTCAAGGTGGTTCTTCCCGATTTGCCGGATATCGCCAACTTTACTCGTTACTATAGCATTGAGCTGGAGTTCGTCGATGAAAAACGAGATCTGTACACCACTTATCCCTACAGGGAACCAAAACAGATTGAAAATCCTAGCTCTGAAGAGGAAAAGGAGTGGTTCAGGGCAGAAGTTCAGAGGCCCAAGGACGTCTGGAA CCTCAAGATCGGGCAGGAGTATCAAGTAATCCTCAACTCCAGTCGTCCGCTCAAATACTTTGTGTACAACATTGTGGGACGTGGAAACATATTGGAAACGAAACGTGTGGACCTCGCGGAACCCCAAACGACCGTCAACGTAACCATTAAGCCCACTTTCCTCACTACTCCCTATGGTCGGGTGTACTTCTACTACGTGGATGAGACAGGAGAGTTCCGATATACCGAGGAAACATTCAGTGTGGAGGTCGAGCTGCAGAACCAGATCGAAATCAAGGCTCCCGCGGAAGTTAAACCGGGTGCCGACGTTGCACTGGAGATCAAGACGTCGCCAAAGTCATTCGTTGGATTGTTGGCCGTCGATCAGAGTGTCCTTCTGCTGGGCAGCAACAACGATTTGAACAAGGAATCCTTCAACTGGCGCCTAAATGGCTATGACACCTCAACTCCCTGGCAGGGTGGATACTCCTACTACCCCGGAGAGCGAACTGGAGTCGTGACTATGACCAATGCCTATTTCTTCTATAATCGCACCGCCCCAGACTACAATATTC AAGGATTTGGTGGAAGCTCTTTCGCCATGAGAAAGACTACAGTGGCACATGATAGTCATGTATTCCATTCCGGTGCTGGCGGACCAACTCAGGCCGTGGGATTCTCCGCCGAAAGTGCGTCTGCATCTGCAGCACCAGTAGTGCGAAAGAATTTCGCAGAGACCTGGATCTTTGCCGATATCGAGAGCACCGAGGAGGAGGTGTTCAAGTGGGTAAAGACCATACCCGATACGATCACCAACTGGGTGGTCACCGGCTTTTCACTGCATCCCCAGAAGGGATTAGGTGTCACCAATGATCAGACAAATATCAAGACATTCCAGCCGTTCTTTGTCTCCGTTCGATTGCCATACTCCGTGAAGCGAGGTGAGGTGATCAATGTACCGGCACTGGTCTTTAACTACCTGCCCAAGACACTGGACGTGGAACTGACCCTGGACAACGAGGATCAAGAGTATGACTTCGTGGATGCCTCGAATGAGGTTATTGGTGACCAGAAGCGTACGCAGAACATCAGAGTGGGCGCCAACGAAGCGGCAGGAGCCTCATTTTTGATCCGACCCAAGGTcattggaaatattttgctgAAATTCAAGGCCATCTCACCGCTGGCCGGAGATGCTATACACAAGCCGCTAAAGGTAGTGCCCGAAGGAATTACCCAGTACCAGAACAGGGCATTCTTTATCAATCTTAAGGATACGGGTGAGTTTAAGAACACCTTCGAGCTGGAAGTGCCGGAGGATGTGGTCCCCGACTCCGAGCGTGTGGAATTCGGATTGGTGGGTGATCTCTTGGGACCAGTGGTCAAGAACCTTGAGAACCTGTTGCGATTGCCCAGCGGTTGCGGTGAGCAGACCATGTCCAAATTGGTGCCCAACTATCTGGTGAGGGATTATCTGAAGAGCATCAAGAAACTCACACCTGCATTGGACACTCGCATCAAGAGGAATCTGCAGGACGGATACCAACATATGTTGCACTATCGCCACGACGACGGCAGCTTCAGTTCCTTTGGGCCCACCAAATGGAGGCAGGAGGATCCAGTGCGCAATGGTTCCACCTGGCTGACGGCCTATGTGCTGCGCTCGTTTAGCAAGATCAAGGATATAATTGACTTGGATGAGCAGATCCTGGCCAAGGGCTACGAATTCCTGTTAACTCGACAGGCAGAAAATGGTAGCTTCACGGAACACGGAGAGTATTTCTATAGCTCCCAGCGATCTCTATTGACATTGACCGCAAATTCCTTGCTCGCCCTGCTGGAGGAGGAGAAACCGAACCAGGCTGCCATTGACAAGGCGGTTGCCTATCTGAGCGCCAATACTGCCGAGTCCATTGAGCTCCTGCCCAAATCCATTGCCATTTATGCCCTGCAAAAGGCCAAGGCGCCGGAAGCTGCCAAGCAGGTGGCCAGTCTTAAGTCCCTGGCCAAACACGAGGACGATCGCACCTGGTGGACCGAGGATCTGGATAAGCTGCGTGCCTCCAAGAACTGCGGACGCTGGTGGTGTTGGATCTGGAGTCAGGATGTGGAGATCACATCATATGCGCTGCTTTCCCTTCTGGATTCAGACCAGGAGACAGCCGACTCTGTTCTGAACACCGTTCGCTGGTTGATCGCCCAGCGTAATGGCTTCGGAGGATTTGCCTCCAGCCAGGACACGGTTGTCGGCCTCACCGCCCTCATTAAGTTCGCTGAGAAGTCGGGCTACGAGGCGGCCAAGTGGGAGGTGACCGTTTCCAACAAGGGAAAGCGTGAAAAGACCGAGAAGCTCAACACATCGGAGGAAAATGACCTGCTCCTCCAGACAGTCGAGTTCCCACAGGGCACCAAGTCGCTGGAGTTTGAAGCCAAGGGAACTGGAGCTGCTATGGTCCAGATAAGCTACCAATACAACTTGGTGGAGAAGGAGCCGAAGCCGAGCTTTAAGATTCAGACCACCGTTTTGCCGGAATCGTCGCCAGCCAATTTGGAACTAAGCGTCTGCGTGGACTACGTGGAGGAGGGCGAGTCCAAGGAATCCAACATGGCCATTCTGGAGGTATCCCTGCCGTCTGGTTATACTGCTGATGAGGATAGCTTCGCCGACATCCGGAACATCGAACGTGTGCGG TTGGTGGAAACCAAGAACGGTGACTCCGTGGTGGTCATATACTTCGAGAATCTGGCCAAGAACGAAGAAAAATGCATTCGCATAGAGGCGTACAGAACACATGCGGTGGCCAACCAGAAGCCATCATCGGTGGTCCTCTACGATTACTATGACACGAACAAGAAGGCCACCGAATACTACTCCATCAAGTCGAAGCTCTGCGACATTTGCGAGGGTGACGACTGCAAGAGCAAGTGCTAG